In a genomic window of Tenuifilum sp. 4138str:
- a CDS encoding response regulator transcription factor encodes MNVSRYRILIVDDEPDIVEFLSYNLKKEGFQIQTASNGREAIERAIDFRPHLILLDVMMPDMDGIETCEQLRKQPSTSNTLIAFLTARSEDYSQIAGFDAGGDDYITKPIKPKVLISRIKALLKRSGTLIDDAESLDTIPAEGIYIDKERYSVYVNGNELSLPKKEFELLALLYSKPQKVFTRDEIYQAVWGDDIVVGDRTIDVHIRKLREKLGDDYIKTVKGVGYKFTS; translated from the coding sequence ATGAATGTATCACGGTATAGAATCCTGATTGTTGATGATGAACCCGACATTGTAGAGTTCCTTAGCTATAACCTTAAAAAGGAGGGGTTTCAAATTCAAACTGCCTCCAATGGCCGTGAGGCCATCGAAAGGGCTATCGATTTCCGACCACATCTAATACTCCTTGACGTAATGATGCCCGACATGGATGGAATTGAAACCTGTGAACAGCTTCGTAAACAGCCATCAACTTCAAATACTTTAATAGCTTTCCTTACAGCGCGCAGCGAGGACTACAGCCAAATTGCAGGATTCGATGCTGGGGGCGACGATTACATCACCAAGCCAATTAAGCCAAAAGTGCTGATAAGCAGAATAAAGGCATTACTCAAACGAAGCGGCACCCTCATTGATGATGCTGAAAGCCTTGATACTATACCAGCCGAAGGAATTTATATAGATAAGGAACGCTACTCCGTTTATGTCAATGGGAATGAGCTATCGCTCCCAAAAAAGGAGTTTGAACTACTTGCTTTGCTTTACAGCAAACCCCAAAAGGTTTTCACCCGCGATGAAATTTACCAGGCCGTTTGGGGCGATGACATTGTGGTTGGCGATAGAACTATTGATGTTCATATCCGCAAGCTACGCGAAAAACTTGGTGATGACTACATTAAAACTGTAAAGGGGGTTGGTTACAAGTTTACTTCGTAA